A stretch of the Bacillus sp. FJAT-18017 genome encodes the following:
- a CDS encoding D-alanyl-D-alanine carboxypeptidase family protein has translation MKKVLFIVFIFLFVPRVHADEVPVIKSGAAIVMDAKSGEILFEKNSRERKYPASLTKVATAIYSIEKGNLNDTVTVSQTARETEGSRVYLEAGEQVSLRKLIEGLLINSGNDAGVAIAEHLDGSIEQFSQKLNEYLKEIGAEETTFQNPHGLFAPNHQTSARDLAVITQHALKNEEFRRIFGTKQLKWQGQSWKTTLFTHHKLLRERPYEGIIGGKTGYIDEAGHTLVTAAERAGTSIIVVTLKGAARKDAYDDTVALLDYAFGNFKTDFIPEGTIIPMDNGEYKTTRDVYFTQPANQAVTMKMNAEGTLEISGEDKQLITSIKLENFKKETIKKTAKENPPPKSSKEEKRNFLVLLPGTLVGILALIGVLILRFRKKMPEQNNKSYDS, from the coding sequence ATGAAAAAGGTACTATTTATTGTGTTTATCTTTCTTTTCGTCCCTAGGGTCCATGCTGATGAAGTTCCAGTTATCAAAAGCGGTGCTGCTATTGTAATGGATGCAAAGAGCGGCGAAATTCTTTTTGAAAAAAACTCTAGGGAAAGGAAGTACCCGGCTAGTTTGACCAAGGTAGCCACGGCGATTTATTCGATAGAAAAAGGGAACCTCAATGATACAGTAACCGTCAGCCAGACTGCCAGAGAAACTGAAGGCTCACGGGTTTATCTTGAAGCAGGGGAACAGGTTTCGCTAAGAAAGCTTATTGAAGGACTTTTGATTAATTCCGGAAATGATGCCGGGGTCGCTATAGCCGAGCATCTTGATGGTTCAATTGAACAGTTTTCCCAAAAATTAAATGAATATTTAAAGGAAATTGGGGCGGAGGAAACCACATTTCAAAATCCACACGGCCTGTTTGCACCAAACCACCAAACATCGGCGAGGGATTTGGCGGTAATTACACAACATGCGCTGAAAAATGAAGAGTTCAGAAGGATCTTTGGTACGAAACAGCTAAAGTGGCAGGGCCAGTCGTGGAAAACCACATTATTTACACATCATAAATTACTAAGAGAAAGACCTTACGAGGGAATTATCGGCGGAAAAACAGGATATATTGACGAAGCAGGCCATACCTTGGTAACAGCTGCAGAGAGAGCTGGGACAAGTATTATTGTTGTAACGTTGAAAGGCGCTGCGCGTAAAGATGCCTACGATGACACGGTTGCCTTGCTCGATTATGCATTCGGAAATTTTAAGACGGATTTTATTCCTGAGGGAACCATCATCCCTATGGATAATGGGGAATATAAAACCACAAGGGACGTTTACTTTACACAGCCAGCAAACCAGGCGGTGACCATGAAAATGAATGCCGAGGGAACATTAGAAATATCCGGTGAAGATAAGCAACTCATTACCTCGATAAAATTAGAGAACTTCAAAAAAGAAACTATTAAGAAGACGGCCAAGGAGAATCCTCCTCCAAAATCATCAAAGGAAGAAAAACGTAATTTTCTTGTATTACTTCCTGGTACACTCGTTGGCATTCTTGCGCTTATTGGAGTACTAATTTTACGATTTCGAAAGAAGATGCCTGAGCAAAATAACAAGTCCTATGATAGTTAG
- a CDS encoding glycoside hydrolase family 13 protein translates to MEKNWWKESVIYQIYPRSFNDSNGDGVGDLNGITEKLPYLRELGIDVIWLSPVYKSPNDDNGYDISDYRNIMDEFGTMADFDRMLEEAHKNGIKIMMDLVVNHSSDEHEWFKQSRTSKDNPYRDYYIWKKGKDGQPPTNWGAAFGGSVWEYDEQTDEYYLHLFSKKQPDLNWENPVLRQEVYDMMRFWLDKGVDGFRMDVINFISKDTDYPEGEVEYGLPYGNGSKYYMNGPRIHEFLQEMNREALSGYDTITVGEMPGGSVEQGKLYTGESRKELNMVFHFEHVGIGDGKYGKWDPMEWKLTDLKKIFTKWQKGLENDGWNSLYWSNHDQPRAISRWGNDSDEYRVISGKMIATCLHMMQGTPYIYQGEEIGMTNVKFDSIEEYRDIETLNAYRDLTPEFLSHDEIFKGIHERSRDNARTPIQWDDSPNAGFTEGTPWINVNPNYKEINVEAALEDKDSIFSYYQKLIQLRKQNEIIVYGTYDIILEDDEQIYAFTRTLENEQLLVICNFSKETPEFGLPEGISYSTKELLISNYEVDTNQPIEQLRLKPYEARVYRLKK, encoded by the coding sequence TTGGAAAAGAATTGGTGGAAAGAAAGTGTTATTTATCAAATTTATCCTAGAAGTTTCAATGATTCGAATGGGGACGGAGTAGGTGATTTGAACGGAATTACCGAGAAATTACCGTACTTGAGAGAATTGGGTATCGATGTTATCTGGCTTTCTCCTGTTTACAAATCCCCGAATGATGATAACGGATATGATATTTCGGACTACCGGAATATCATGGATGAGTTTGGCACAATGGCTGACTTTGATAGAATGCTTGAAGAAGCCCATAAAAATGGCATCAAAATTATGATGGACCTTGTTGTGAACCATTCAAGTGATGAACATGAATGGTTTAAGCAATCCAGAACGTCCAAGGATAACCCTTACAGGGATTATTATATTTGGAAAAAAGGAAAAGATGGGCAGCCGCCAACCAACTGGGGAGCCGCATTCGGCGGAAGTGTTTGGGAATATGATGAACAAACTGACGAATATTACTTGCATCTTTTTAGCAAAAAACAGCCTGACTTAAATTGGGAAAATCCTGTCTTAAGGCAGGAAGTGTATGACATGATGCGTTTTTGGCTTGATAAAGGTGTTGATGGTTTCCGGATGGATGTAATCAATTTCATCTCCAAAGATACCGATTATCCTGAGGGTGAAGTTGAATATGGACTGCCTTATGGGAACGGAAGCAAATATTACATGAACGGGCCGAGAATTCACGAATTTCTCCAAGAGATGAATCGCGAGGCTTTAAGCGGATACGACACCATCACGGTAGGTGAAATGCCCGGGGGATCTGTTGAGCAAGGAAAACTCTATACGGGTGAATCAAGAAAAGAACTGAATATGGTTTTCCATTTCGAGCATGTAGGCATTGGCGATGGAAAATATGGCAAATGGGATCCTATGGAATGGAAACTAACCGATTTGAAAAAGATTTTTACCAAATGGCAAAAGGGTCTCGAAAACGATGGCTGGAATAGCTTGTATTGGAGCAATCACGATCAGCCGCGGGCCATTTCCCGATGGGGCAACGATTCTGATGAATATCGGGTGATTTCCGGTAAAATGATTGCCACATGCCTCCATATGATGCAGGGTACTCCTTATATTTATCAGGGCGAAGAAATCGGGATGACGAACGTAAAATTCGATTCAATTGAAGAATACCGGGATATTGAGACATTGAACGCGTATCGTGATTTGACTCCAGAGTTCCTATCACATGATGAAATTTTCAAGGGAATCCATGAAAGAAGCCGGGATAATGCAAGAACCCCGATTCAATGGGACGACAGCCCGAATGCCGGGTTTACTGAAGGAACGCCTTGGATCAATGTGAATCCAAATTATAAAGAGATTAATGTGGAAGCGGCTCTTGAAGATAAAGACTCTATTTTCTCTTATTATCAAAAATTAATTCAGCTTCGGAAACAGAATGAAATTATTGTTTATGGAACGTATGATATCATCCTTGAAGACGATGAACAGATTTATGCTTTCACAAGGACTCTCGAGAATGAACAGCTTTTGGTGATTTGTAACTTCAGTAAGGAAACCCCTGAATTTGGCCTGCCAGAGGGCATTTCATACTCTACTAAAGAGCTGCTGATTTCAAACTATGAAGTGGATACAAACCAGCCAATTGAACAATTGCGCCTGAAGCCTTATGAAGCAAGGGTTTACCGGTTAAAGAAGTAG